From Polyodon spathula isolate WHYD16114869_AA chromosome 26, ASM1765450v1, whole genome shotgun sequence, one genomic window encodes:
- the bhlha15 gene encoding class A basic helix-loop-helix protein 15 yields the protein MKSKRKASKRNRKTSVETDGEFQLELEPASSEHEGSEKCLNLGEKRRKKSADNGMATNTKRRKQHPSVKGGNVRRLESNERERQRMHKLNNAFQALREAIPHVKTEKTLSKIETLTLAKNYIKSLTAIILGMSSGCLPHAQDEESSNTSKLFQHYQQQLEEEDDGSLSNYLTQIHSFREGS from the coding sequence atgaaatcgAAAAGAAAAGCTTCGAAGCGCAACCGCAAAACGTCAGTGGAGACTGACGGAGAGTTCCAGCTGGAGCTGGAACCCGCGTCCAGTGAACACGAGGGCTCGGAAAAGTGCCTGAACCTCGGGGAGAAACGCAGAAAGAAGAGCGCTGACAACGGCATGGCCACGAACACCAAGCGAAGGAAGCAGCACCCGAGTGTCAAGGGTGGAAACGTCAGGAGGTTGGAAAGCAACGAGAGGGAACGGCAGAGGATGCACAAACTCAACAACGCTTTTCAGGCGCTGAGGGAGGCAATACCACACGTCAAGACAGAGAAAACGCTATCGAAAATTGAGACCCTCACCTTAGCCAAGAACTACATCAAATCCCTCACTGCCATTATTTTGGGGATGTCAAGCGGTTGCTTGCCGCACGCACAGGACGAGGAGTCTTCAAACACATCTAAACTGTTTCAGCACTACCAGCAACAACTTGAAGAGGAGGACGATGGAAGCTTGTCAAATTACCTTACACAGATCCACAGCTTCAGAGAAGGTAGTTAA